The genomic window TTCAGTGACTGTAAACGATGGTCCCTTCCAGAATTTCAATGGAGTAGTTGACGATATTAAACCTGACAAGGGAAAAGTTAGGGTACTGGTAAGCATATTCGGCAGATCGACGCCGGTTGAGCTTAATTTCGACCAGATAACCAAGAAATAGTTCTAAGGGGTAGCAAATGGCAAAGACAGTAACCGCAAAGATTAAAATTCATATCCCTGCAGGGGAAGCAAAACCTTCTCCACCAGTCGGACCAGCACTGGGACAGCATGGAGTAAACATCATGGAATTCTGCAAGGCGTTTAATGCTCAGACAGAAAAACAGAAAGGTTTCCTGATCCCTGTTGTGATAACCGTATATCAGGATAGAACTTTTACGTTTATTACCAAAAGCCCCCCTGCATCCCGACTTCTTATAAAGGCTGCAGGCCTTGAAAAGGCTTCTTCGAATCCTTCAAAGGAAAAAGTAGGAAAAGTCACAAAAGCGCAGGTAAAAGAAATTGCTACGACGAAGATGAAAGACCTTAATACGGTCGACATAGATATGGCAATGAACATCATTGCTGGAACCGCCCGCAGCATGGGCATTGAAGTAGTAGAATAAAGGAGAACCGGCAATGGCAAGGATTGGCAAGAAATACAACGAAGCCAGAAAAAAGGTTGACTCACAGAAGAAATACTCATTCGAAGAGGCGATATCCCTTGTCCTGGACTGCAAATATACCAAATTTGATGAGAGTGTGGATGTAGCGTTCAGGCTGGGCGTTGACCCCCGTCATGCAGATCAGATGGTGAGAGGCTCCGTTATACTGCCTCATGGAACAGGGAGAACAACACGCGTACTTGTTTTTGCAAAAGGGGATAAGGAAAAAGAGGCGCAGGAAGCCAAAGCTGATTATGTAGGTTCTGAAGACATTGCAGAAAAGATACAAGGCGGCTGGCTTGAGTTTGATAAGGTTATAGCAACGCCCGATATGATGGGTCTTGTCGGAAAACTTGGTCGAATTCTGGGGCCTAGAGGTCTTATGCCAAACCCGAAGCTGGGGACGGTAACATTTGATATTGCAAAGACTGTGGGCGAAATGAAGGCGGGAAGAATTGAGTTCAGGGTCGATAAAACTGGAATAGTACACTGCAGTGTGGGAAGAGTCAGCTTCGGAAAGGAAAAACTTCATGAGAATATAAAGGCTTTGCTTGAAGTAGTCTGGAAGTTAAAGCCTTCTTCCAGCAAAGGTGCATATATAAAAGGAGTTGCTTTATCCAGTACCATGGGTCCCGGAGTCAGGATTGATCCGGTCGATGCAGTGGCGTTGGTAAAATAGTAAACAGTCCTGGTTAAAGACAGCGGGTGCCCGGAAACTAAAGGCTTAATTTCCCGCCTAAACCTGGGTGAATATACCCCGAGGGTATCCTTTAACGGGATATTAAAAAACAAAGGGGGTGAGGTAGCGATTGAATAGGACAGAAAAATCGGAACTGGTCGAAAAACTTCATGATGAGCTAAGCAAAAGCGGTGCTGTTTTCATAACAGACTATAAAGGACTTACTGTTGAACAGGTCACTCAGCTGAGAGGAGGAATCAGGCAGGCTGGCGGCAAATATCAGGTAGTCAAGAATACTCTTCTTAAACTCGCCGCGGAAGGGACAAATGCAACTGGGCTCAATCCGCTGCTGGAGGGGCCTACAGCAATTGCCATAGCGTTTGCTGATCCTGTTGCGCTGGCTAAGGCCATTGTGGAATTTTCGAAAAAAAATGAAAATCTGGAAATTCAGGGCGGTGTTTTAGGATCACAGTTTCTGACTGAAGAAGATGTCAAGGATCTGGCAGGCATGCCTAGCAAAGAAGTGCTTCTTGCAAGAATGCTTGGCTCAATGAATGCACCTGCAACCAATTTTGTTGGTGTTCTGGCAGCCATGGTGCGTCAGCTTATGTATGTTTTAAAAGCAATAGAAGAAAAAAAATCACAGATTCAAGAATAAGATAATTAAGAAGGAGAAAATAAAAACATGAGTATTTCACGCGAAGACGTAATAAAATTTATTGAGAATATGACAGTTCTGGAACTCGCCGGTTTTGTTAAAGAGCTTGAAGAGAAATTTGGCGTAAGTGCGGCAGCCCCGGCAGTTGCTGTAGCCGCTGGACCGGCAGCTGGTCCTGCTGAACCTGTTGAAGAGAAGACCCAGTTCGATGTGATACTGAAGGATGCAGGAGCACAGAAAATACAGGTGATCAAGGTTGTAAGGGCTCTTACGAACCTTGGACTCAAGGAAGCAAAAGACCTTGTCGAAGGTGCTCCCAAACCGGTGGTTGAGAAAGTATCCAAACAGGAAGCAGAAGACGCCAAGAAGAAACTTGAAGAGCAGGGCGCAGCGGTAGAAATTAAGTAAGCCTGTTTGTGGCAGGAGACCAATCGGTCATAAATTTAATGAAATCAGCAGGAGAAAGCATCGAACGCTGATTTCAAAAAAAGAAAGAAAGGACACTTCCTTTATGGTGGTGTCCTGGATTTTTGCTTTTACTATAAAGAAAAAGGGGATTAGCCGTAAATGATGAAAGAAATTCTTTCCTA from Desulfomonilia bacterium includes these protein-coding regions:
- the rplK gene encoding 50S ribosomal protein L11 produces the protein MAKTVTAKIKIHIPAGEAKPSPPVGPALGQHGVNIMEFCKAFNAQTEKQKGFLIPVVITVYQDRTFTFITKSPPASRLLIKAAGLEKASSNPSKEKVGKVTKAQVKEIATTKMKDLNTVDIDMAMNIIAGTARSMGIEVVE
- the rplA gene encoding 50S ribosomal protein L1, with the translated sequence MARIGKKYNEARKKVDSQKKYSFEEAISLVLDCKYTKFDESVDVAFRLGVDPRHADQMVRGSVILPHGTGRTTRVLVFAKGDKEKEAQEAKADYVGSEDIAEKIQGGWLEFDKVIATPDMMGLVGKLGRILGPRGLMPNPKLGTVTFDIAKTVGEMKAGRIEFRVDKTGIVHCSVGRVSFGKEKLHENIKALLEVVWKLKPSSSKGAYIKGVALSSTMGPGVRIDPVDAVALVK
- the rplJ gene encoding 50S ribosomal protein L10; the protein is MNRTEKSELVEKLHDELSKSGAVFITDYKGLTVEQVTQLRGGIRQAGGKYQVVKNTLLKLAAEGTNATGLNPLLEGPTAIAIAFADPVALAKAIVEFSKKNENLEIQGGVLGSQFLTEEDVKDLAGMPSKEVLLARMLGSMNAPATNFVGVLAAMVRQLMYVLKAIEEKKSQIQE
- the rplL gene encoding 50S ribosomal protein L7/L12; the protein is MSISREDVIKFIENMTVLELAGFVKELEEKFGVSAAAPAVAVAAGPAAGPAEPVEEKTQFDVILKDAGAQKIQVIKVVRALTNLGLKEAKDLVEGAPKPVVEKVSKQEAEDAKKKLEEQGAAVEIK